From a region of the Streptomyces sp. B21-083 genome:
- a CDS encoding transketolase has protein sequence MTATTTHADLSGTRDSHDAPDRYGTHGHAELPGLMGLMTGDEKHGPAATSTLDVLWVLYDRVLRVGPDRMTDPERDRFLLSKGHGPMAYYAVLAAKGFLPVDWLPGFGSYDSPLGHHPDRVLVPGAEIGSGSLGHGLPIAVGTALGLRAQRLDRPAVWVLVGDAELDEGSNHEAIAFAGPAGLERLHTVVVDNSSASHARPGGIAARFEAAGWSTSTVDGRDHEALYTAFTTPDPGRPHAVVARVEPKSG, from the coding sequence ATGACAGCCACAACCACGCACGCCGACCTGTCCGGGACACGCGACTCACACGACGCACCCGACCGGTACGGCACCCACGGACACGCCGAGCTGCCCGGGCTCATGGGGCTGATGACCGGCGACGAGAAGCACGGGCCTGCGGCGACCTCCACCCTGGATGTGCTCTGGGTCCTCTACGACCGGGTCCTGCGGGTGGGCCCGGACCGGATGACGGACCCGGAGCGTGACCGGTTCCTGCTGTCCAAGGGACACGGGCCCATGGCGTACTACGCGGTCCTCGCCGCCAAGGGCTTCCTGCCCGTGGACTGGCTGCCGGGCTTCGGCTCGTACGACTCACCGCTGGGCCACCACCCCGACCGGGTGCTGGTACCCGGGGCCGAGATCGGCAGCGGTTCGCTCGGGCACGGTCTGCCGATCGCCGTCGGTACGGCGCTGGGGCTGCGCGCCCAGCGGCTCGACAGGCCCGCGGTGTGGGTGCTGGTCGGCGACGCCGAACTGGACGAGGGCAGCAACCACGAGGCGATCGCCTTCGCCGGTCCCGCCGGCCTCGAACGCCTGCACACCGTCGTCGTCGACAACTCGTCCGCCAGCCACGCCAGGCCCGGTGGCATCGCCGCCCGTTTCGAGGCCGCGGGCTGGTCCACGTCCACGGTCGACGGCCGTGACCACGAGGCCCTGTACACCGCCTTCACCACGCCGGACCCCGGTCGCCCGCACGCGGTCGTGGCACGGGTCGAACCGAAGTCCGGCTGA
- a CDS encoding transketolase family protein codes for MDTMRDRFAPVLTRLLDDDPRVAVVLAEIGADAFARARARHPDRVINVGIREQLLVGAGAGLALTGMRPVVHTFASFLVERPFEQVKLDLGHQDVGAVLVSAAGSFDWPAGGFTHMAPGDVALLDTLDGWTVHVPGHPDEAETLLRHAVAAGDDKVYVRLSAQSNADGRAVDGVRFLTVREGRSGVVIAVGPMLDTVLAATEGLDVTVLYATTVRPFDTAALRRATEAASTDVVLVEPYLAGTSTAVVNDALPDMPHRVLGLGVGRRELRRYGDIDEHVAAHGLDARTLRERIQGFVA; via the coding sequence ATGGACACCATGCGTGACCGCTTCGCCCCCGTCCTGACCAGGCTGCTCGACGACGACCCACGCGTCGCCGTCGTCCTGGCCGAGATCGGCGCGGACGCGTTCGCCCGGGCGCGGGCCCGGCATCCCGACCGGGTGATCAACGTGGGCATCCGTGAGCAGCTTCTCGTCGGCGCGGGCGCCGGCCTGGCGCTCACCGGTATGCGCCCGGTCGTGCACACGTTCGCGAGCTTCCTCGTGGAGCGCCCCTTCGAGCAGGTCAAACTCGACCTCGGTCACCAGGACGTCGGCGCCGTGCTGGTGAGCGCCGCCGGCTCCTTCGACTGGCCGGCGGGCGGTTTCACGCATATGGCACCCGGTGACGTGGCCCTTCTCGACACCCTGGACGGCTGGACCGTCCATGTGCCGGGGCACCCCGACGAGGCCGAGACGCTGCTGCGGCACGCGGTCGCCGCGGGCGACGACAAGGTGTACGTCCGGCTGTCGGCGCAGTCCAACGCGGACGGGCGCGCGGTCGACGGCGTACGGTTCCTCACCGTCCGCGAGGGCCGCTCCGGCGTCGTGATCGCCGTCGGACCGATGCTCGACACCGTGCTCGCCGCCACGGAAGGGCTCGACGTCACCGTCCTGTACGCGACGACCGTACGGCCCTTCGACACCGCCGCCCTGCGCCGGGCCACAGAGGCGGCCAGCACCGACGTCGTCCTCGTCGAGCCGTACCTCGCGGGTACGTCGACCGCCGTCGTGAACGACGCGCTCCCCGATATGCCGCACCGGGTGCTGGGCCTGGGCGTCGGCCGCCGCGAACTCCGCAGGTACGGGGACATCGACGAGCACGTCGCCGCGCACGGGCTCGACGCACGGACGCTCCGGGAGCGGATCCAGGGGTTCGTGGCCTGA
- a CDS encoding MmcQ/YjbR family DNA-binding protein yields the protein MSEAEDVRRISLSLPDTSEKIAWSMPTFRVAGKMFATLPEEETSIAVRCPKEERDELVLAEPEKFWIADHEAGFAWVRVRLAALEDEGELRDILTDSWRQAAPPRLLDAYPELGAPGAD from the coding sequence ATGTCGGAAGCCGAAGACGTACGCCGTATCTCCCTCTCCCTGCCGGACACCTCGGAGAAGATCGCCTGGAGCATGCCCACGTTCCGGGTGGCGGGGAAGATGTTCGCCACGCTGCCCGAGGAGGAGACCTCCATCGCCGTGCGCTGTCCGAAGGAGGAGCGCGACGAACTGGTCCTGGCCGAGCCGGAGAAGTTCTGGATCGCCGACCACGAGGCGGGCTTCGCCTGGGTGAGAGTGCGCCTTGCAGCTTTGGAGGACGAGGGCGAACTGCGGGACATCCTCACCGACTCCTGGCGCCAGGCGGCCCCGCCCCGACTGCTGGACGCCTACCCGGAGTTGGGGGCGCCGGGTGCCGACTGA
- a CDS encoding LysR family transcriptional regulator — MIEARRLHILRAVADHRTVTAAAAALYLTPSAVSQQLAALEQETGHRLVERGAKGVRLTPAGEILLAHTHMVLAQLERAEAELAAYDSGAAGTVTVAAFATGIALVVAPALARLAGTAPGIRVRVQDAEGDASLPMVLDRQVDVAVAVEYRGAPPADDPRLTHVPLYAEPFDAVVPVGHRLADAREVPLAELAKDVWIGPYPGNPCHEVVVLACENAGFRPRLEHSSDDFRAVVALASADAGVALVPRSALRGMELTGVVVRPVDGVAPTRRVFAAVRRGAEEHPLIRPVLEALGAAAQA, encoded by the coding sequence ATGATCGAAGCGCGGCGGCTCCACATCCTGCGTGCGGTGGCCGACCACCGCACGGTGACGGCGGCTGCCGCCGCGTTGTATCTCACCCCCTCCGCCGTCTCCCAGCAGCTGGCCGCCCTGGAGCAGGAGACCGGCCACCGGCTCGTGGAGCGCGGCGCCAAGGGCGTACGGCTGACCCCGGCCGGCGAGATCCTGCTCGCGCACACCCATATGGTCCTCGCCCAACTGGAGCGGGCGGAGGCGGAGTTGGCCGCGTACGACTCCGGTGCCGCCGGTACGGTCACCGTCGCCGCCTTCGCGACCGGCATCGCCCTGGTCGTCGCCCCCGCCCTGGCCCGCCTGGCCGGGACCGCCCCCGGCATCCGGGTCCGCGTCCAGGATGCCGAGGGTGACGCCAGCCTGCCGATGGTGCTCGACCGGCAGGTCGACGTCGCGGTGGCCGTCGAGTACCGGGGGGCGCCGCCCGCCGACGACCCCCGTCTCACCCACGTCCCGCTCTACGCCGAGCCCTTCGACGCGGTCGTCCCGGTCGGTCACCGTCTCGCCGACGCCCGCGAGGTGCCGCTCGCCGAGTTGGCCAAGGATGTGTGGATCGGGCCGTACCCCGGCAATCCCTGCCATGAGGTCGTCGTCCTGGCCTGCGAGAACGCGGGTTTCCGGCCCCGCCTCGAACACTCCTCCGACGACTTTCGGGCGGTCGTGGCCCTCGCCTCGGCCGACGCCGGCGTGGCTCTCGTACCGCGTTCGGCGCTGCGCGGCATGGAGCTGACGGGGGTGGTCGTGCGCCCGGTCGACGGGGTGGCCCCCACCCGGAGGGTCTTCGCGGCCGTGCGCAGGGGAGCGGAGGAACACCCTCTGATCCGGCCGGTACTGGAGGCACTCGGCGCCGCCGCGCAGGCGTAG
- a CDS encoding glycine C-acetyltransferase codes for MFDSVRDDLRATLDEIRAAGLHKPERVIGGPQSATVSVTAGGRPGEVLNFCANNYLGLADHPEVVAAAHEALDRWGYGMASVRFICGTQEVHKELEARLSAFLGQEDTILYSSCFDANGGVFETLLDAEDAVISDALNHASIIDGIRLSKARRFRYANRDMADLERQLKEATEGGARRKLIVTDGVFSMDGYVAPLHEICDLAERHDAMVMVDDSHAVGFVGPGGRGTPELHGVMDRVDIVTGTLGKALGGASGGYVAARAEIVALLRQRSRPYLFSNTLAPVIAAASLKVLDLLESADDLRIRLAENTALFRRRMTDEGFDLLPGDHAIAPVMIGDATKAGRLAELLLERGVYVIGFSYPVVPQGKARIRVQLSAGHSTEDVNRAVDAFVAARAELAV; via the coding sequence ATGTTCGACTCCGTGCGCGACGACCTGCGCGCCACCCTCGACGAGATCCGCGCCGCCGGTCTGCACAAGCCCGAGCGGGTCATCGGCGGCCCGCAGTCCGCGACCGTCTCCGTGACCGCGGGCGGGCGCCCCGGCGAGGTGCTCAACTTCTGTGCCAACAACTACCTCGGCCTCGCCGACCATCCCGAGGTGGTCGCCGCCGCCCACGAGGCCCTCGACCGCTGGGGCTACGGCATGGCCTCCGTGCGCTTCATCTGCGGTACGCAGGAGGTGCACAAGGAGCTGGAGGCCCGGCTGTCGGCGTTCCTCGGGCAGGAGGACACGATCCTCTACTCCTCCTGCTTCGACGCCAACGGCGGCGTCTTCGAGACCCTCCTCGACGCCGAGGACGCGGTGATCTCCGACGCCCTCAACCACGCCTCGATCATCGACGGCATCCGCCTGTCCAAGGCCCGCCGCTTCCGGTACGCCAACCGCGACATGGCCGACCTGGAACGACAGCTGAAGGAGGCCACGGAGGGCGGCGCGCGCCGGAAGCTGATCGTCACCGACGGCGTGTTCTCCATGGACGGCTACGTGGCCCCGTTGCACGAGATCTGCGACCTCGCCGAGCGCCACGACGCGATGGTCATGGTCGACGACTCGCACGCCGTCGGCTTCGTCGGCCCCGGCGGCCGGGGCACCCCTGAACTGCACGGCGTCATGGACCGCGTGGACATCGTCACCGGCACGCTGGGCAAGGCGCTGGGCGGTGCGTCCGGGGGATATGTGGCCGCGCGCGCCGAGATCGTCGCGCTGCTGCGGCAGCGCTCCCGGCCGTACCTCTTCTCGAACACGCTTGCCCCGGTGATCGCCGCCGCCTCGCTGAAGGTGCTCGACCTGCTGGAGTCGGCGGACGACCTGCGGATCCGGCTGGCCGAGAACACCGCCCTGTTCCGCCGCCGGATGACCGACGAGGGTTTCGACCTCCTCCCGGGCGACCACGCCATCGCGCCCGTGATGATCGGTGACGCCACGAAGGCCGGCCGGCTGGCGGAGCTGCTGCTGGAGCGTGGTGTGTACGTGATCGGGTTCTCGTACCCGGTCGTGCCGCAGGGGAAGGCCCGGATCCGTGTCCAGCTCTCCGCCGGACACTCCACCGAGGACGTGAACCGTGCCGTCGACGCCTTCGTCGCCGCCCGGGCAGAGCTGGCGGTCTGA
- the tdh gene encoding L-threonine 3-dehydrogenase — protein MKALVKKKAEPGLWLADVPEPAVGPGDVLIKVLRTGICGTDLHIRAWDGWARQAIRTPLVLGHEFVGEVVETGRDVPDIGVGDRVSGEGHLVCGRCRNCLAGRRHLCRATVGLGVGRDGAFAEYVVLPAANVWVHRVPVDLDVAAIFDPFGNAVHTALSFPLVGEDVLITGAGPIGLMAAAVARHAGARNVVVTDVSEERLELARKVGASLALNVSGATVADGQRVLGLREGFDIGLEMSGRPEAMRDMIANMTHGGRIAMLGLPSEEFPVDWSRIVTSMITIKGIYGREMFETWYAMSVLLEGGLDLSPVITGRYDHRDHEAAFADAASGRGGKVILDWTT, from the coding sequence TTGAAGGCGCTGGTCAAGAAGAAGGCGGAGCCCGGGCTGTGGCTCGCGGACGTACCGGAACCGGCGGTAGGCCCCGGTGACGTACTGATCAAGGTGCTCAGAACCGGGATCTGCGGCACCGACCTGCACATCCGGGCCTGGGACGGCTGGGCGCGGCAGGCGATCCGTACGCCGCTGGTGCTCGGGCACGAGTTCGTCGGCGAGGTCGTCGAGACCGGACGCGACGTCCCCGACATCGGCGTCGGCGACCGGGTCAGCGGCGAGGGGCACCTCGTGTGCGGCCGATGCCGCAACTGCCTCGCCGGGCGCCGCCACCTGTGCCGGGCCACGGTGGGGCTCGGCGTCGGGCGGGACGGGGCCTTCGCCGAGTACGTGGTGCTGCCCGCCGCCAACGTGTGGGTGCACCGGGTGCCCGTCGACCTCGACGTGGCGGCGATCTTCGACCCGTTCGGCAACGCCGTGCACACCGCGCTGTCCTTCCCCCTGGTGGGCGAGGACGTCCTGATCACCGGGGCCGGCCCGATCGGCCTGATGGCGGCGGCGGTGGCCCGGCACGCCGGGGCGCGGAACGTGGTCGTCACCGACGTCAGCGAGGAACGGCTCGAACTGGCCCGCAAGGTCGGCGCGAGCCTGGCGCTGAACGTCTCCGGCGCGACCGTCGCCGACGGTCAGCGCGTCCTCGGACTGCGCGAGGGCTTCGACATCGGCCTGGAGATGTCCGGCCGTCCCGAGGCGATGCGCGACATGATCGCCAACATGACGCACGGCGGGCGGATCGCCATGCTCGGCCTGCCGTCCGAGGAGTTCCCGGTCGACTGGTCCCGGATCGTCACCTCGATGATCACCATCAAGGGCATCTACGGTCGTGAGATGTTCGAGACCTGGTACGCGATGTCGGTGCTCCTGGAGGGGGGCCTCGACCTCTCCCCGGTCATCACCGGGCGGTACGACCACCGCGACCACGAGGCCGCGTTCGCGGACGCGGCGAGCGGCCGGGGCGGCAAGGTCATCCTCGACTGGACCACGTAA
- a CDS encoding DUF2264 domain-containing protein: MPAPHLALPPNDRVLSLFTGWTRAHWEALADRQLEALVPYATPGLAQYRLPGRNSSAGVVSDGLEGFARSFLLASFRIAGTAGEVDSRLVERYARGLTTGTDRDSGEAWPELTDCSQPMTEAASIAIGLHETRPWIWDRLDVDVQERIVDWLWGFVGRRTRDDSGRLCQVVTEQFLASVGAPHRQEDIDGGLDRIDDWYVGGGWYSDGDGRTFDYHVGWSLHLYPLLWGRMTGGEDGGRGRVHRRRLTQFLASYPHFFGADGAPVHQGRSLTYRFAATAPVWLGALAQCTPLAPGLTRRLASGAVAHFVERGVPDERGLLPLGWYGTFLPATQAHSGPGSPYWSSMAFLGLLLPPEDQVWTARERPLPVEESDQFTALPGPGWLLHGTRHDGIVRLVNHGSDRNPMEGPADDDPHYAKFGYSTASAPETGSLAWERNVDGHLALLAPDGTASRRRRILPLHCSGRVAASRYEAELPGVEGEFRVESTSVLHGSWEIRVHRVQAPADAAVREGGYAVADTALPEAERGDGWALTRTASGLTSVVVALHGWDEATGVAREVDANAFGPHSATPYLQRAAESLGASRLFVTLVALTRDAVHPQALREAVSCAVTEEGRALIMFPDGETVSV; the protein is encoded by the coding sequence ATGCCCGCACCGCACTTGGCGCTTCCGCCCAACGACCGGGTCCTGTCGCTGTTCACCGGCTGGACCCGGGCGCACTGGGAGGCGCTCGCAGACCGGCAGCTGGAGGCGCTGGTCCCCTATGCGACGCCGGGTCTCGCGCAGTACCGGCTGCCCGGCAGGAACTCCTCGGCGGGCGTGGTCTCGGACGGACTCGAGGGTTTCGCACGGTCGTTTCTGCTGGCCTCCTTCCGGATCGCGGGAACGGCGGGCGAGGTGGATTCCCGTCTCGTGGAACGCTACGCGCGGGGTCTGACAACGGGCACGGACCGGGACAGCGGCGAGGCGTGGCCCGAACTCACCGACTGTTCCCAGCCGATGACCGAGGCGGCCTCGATCGCCATCGGGCTGCACGAGACCCGTCCGTGGATCTGGGACCGGCTCGACGTGGACGTGCAGGAACGAATCGTCGACTGGCTGTGGGGTTTCGTGGGCCGCCGTACCCGGGACGACAGCGGGCGCCTGTGCCAGGTGGTCACCGAGCAGTTCCTTGCCTCGGTCGGGGCGCCGCACCGCCAGGAGGACATCGACGGCGGCCTCGACCGGATCGACGACTGGTATGTCGGCGGCGGCTGGTACAGCGACGGTGACGGCCGTACGTTCGACTACCACGTGGGCTGGTCCCTGCACCTGTATCCGCTGCTGTGGGGCCGGATGACGGGCGGCGAGGACGGCGGACGCGGCCGGGTCCACCGTCGGCGCCTCACCCAGTTCCTCGCCTCCTATCCGCACTTCTTCGGGGCGGACGGCGCCCCCGTCCACCAGGGCCGCTCCCTGACGTATCGTTTCGCCGCGACCGCTCCCGTCTGGCTGGGCGCGCTGGCCCAGTGCACCCCCCTGGCGCCGGGACTGACCCGGCGGCTGGCCTCCGGCGCGGTGGCGCACTTCGTGGAGCGCGGGGTGCCCGACGAGCGCGGACTGCTGCCGCTGGGCTGGTACGGCACGTTTCTGCCCGCGACCCAGGCGCACTCGGGGCCCGGGTCGCCGTACTGGTCGAGCATGGCCTTCCTGGGCCTGCTGCTGCCCCCGGAGGACCAGGTGTGGACCGCCAGGGAACGCCCGCTGCCCGTCGAGGAGTCCGACCAGTTCACGGCGTTGCCGGGACCGGGCTGGCTGCTGCACGGCACCCGGCACGACGGCATCGTGCGTCTCGTCAACCACGGCAGCGATCGCAACCCGATGGAGGGACCCGCCGACGACGATCCGCACTACGCGAAGTTCGGTTACTCGACGGCCTCCGCACCGGAGACGGGCTCCCTGGCCTGGGAACGCAACGTCGACGGCCACCTGGCGCTCCTCGCCCCCGACGGCACCGCGTCACGTCGGCGCAGAATCCTTCCGCTGCACTGCTCGGGACGGGTCGCCGCCTCCCGGTACGAAGCCGAACTCCCCGGCGTGGAGGGTGAGTTCCGGGTCGAGTCGACGAGTGTGCTGCACGGCTCCTGGGAGATCCGCGTGCACCGCGTGCAGGCACCGGCAGACGCGGCGGTCCGCGAGGGCGGCTACGCGGTGGCCGACACCGCCCTGCCCGAGGCCGAGCGGGGTGACGGCTGGGCCCTGACCCGTACCGCTTCCGGACTGACCAGCGTGGTCGTCGCGCTGCACGGCTGGGACGAGGCCACGGGTGTGGCCCGCGAGGTCGACGCGAACGCCTTCGGCCCGCACTCGGCGACGCCGTACCTCCAGCGCGCGGCGGAATCCCTGGGCGCGAGCAGGCTGTTCGTGACGCTGGTCGCGCTGACCCGGGACGCCGTGCATCCGCAGGCCCTGCGCGAGGCGGTGTCGTGCGCGGTGACGGAGGAGGGCCGCGCACTGATCATGTTCCCGGACGGCGAGACGGTCTCCGTGTGA
- a CDS encoding GAF domain-containing protein, with translation MSYDPPRPAGRLLLTPEDNEAPARTRRLRGLGFGERPEPALDAFADRLADLVGAPYAMVNFIGEERQFFAGLHVPAEAGTGRAAGGDSDEVKPRVGRRLPRDHGFCPHVVVRRKALVLEDVRDYPRFAGNPVVDEFGIRSYLGAPLIDTEGMALGTVCVADFGPRPWGRAGLETIKAMAAELAGQLAPGAPL, from the coding sequence ATGAGCTACGACCCGCCACGCCCGGCAGGTCGTCTGCTGCTGACCCCCGAGGACAACGAGGCCCCGGCCCGCACCCGGCGACTGCGTGGACTGGGCTTCGGGGAACGGCCCGAGCCGGCCCTCGACGCCTTCGCGGACCGTCTCGCGGACCTCGTCGGCGCGCCGTACGCGATGGTCAACTTCATCGGTGAGGAACGGCAGTTCTTCGCCGGGCTCCATGTTCCTGCCGAGGCCGGCACCGGTCGTGCCGCCGGGGGCGACTCCGACGAGGTGAAGCCGCGGGTGGGCCGACGGCTGCCGCGCGACCACGGGTTCTGCCCGCATGTGGTGGTCCGGCGCAAGGCGCTCGTCCTGGAGGACGTACGCGACTATCCGCGGTTCGCGGGCAACCCGGTCGTCGACGAGTTCGGCATCCGCTCCTATCTGGGCGCGCCGCTCATCGACACCGAGGGCATGGCGCTGGGCACGGTGTGCGTCGCCGACTTCGGGCCGCGCCCGTGGGGGAGGGCGGGGCTGGAGACCATCAAGGCGATGGCGGCGGAACTGGCCGGGCAGCTCGCTCCGGGGGCCCCTCTCTGA
- a CDS encoding GTP-binding protein: MDYDDSSDPFPTALKILVAGGFGVGKTTLVGAVSEIAPLSTEELLTTVSASTDSLEGIENKVETTVAMDFGRITLDPQHVLYLFGTPGQERFWFMWDELSEGALGAVILADTRRLEDCFAAVDFFEQRGLGFIVAINEFDGSYRYDPEEVRAAIDLDPEIPIVRCDARISSSGVQTLLTLVRHLLAHAPAPASSAHSEGARP, encoded by the coding sequence ATGGACTACGACGACAGCTCTGATCCCTTCCCCACCGCGTTGAAGATCCTGGTGGCCGGAGGGTTCGGAGTCGGTAAGACGACCCTTGTCGGTGCGGTGAGCGAGATCGCGCCGCTCAGCACGGAGGAACTGCTCACCACGGTGAGCGCCTCGACCGACAGTCTCGAAGGTATCGAGAACAAGGTCGAGACCACCGTGGCGATGGACTTCGGCCGCATCACCCTGGACCCGCAACACGTCCTCTATCTGTTCGGCACACCCGGACAGGAGCGGTTCTGGTTCATGTGGGACGAACTCTCCGAAGGCGCGCTCGGCGCGGTGATCCTCGCCGACACCCGGCGCCTGGAGGACTGCTTCGCGGCCGTCGACTTCTTCGAACAGCGCGGTCTCGGCTTCATCGTCGCGATCAACGAGTTCGACGGCTCGTACCGCTACGACCCCGAGGAGGTACGCGCCGCCATCGACCTCGATCCCGAGATCCCGATCGTGCGCTGCGACGCCCGGATCTCCAGTTCGGGGGTGCAGACCCTGCTCACCCTCGTACGGCACCTGCTCGCCCACGCGCCCGCCCCGGCATCCAGCGCCCACAGTGAGGGAGCCCGCCCATGA
- a CDS encoding DUF742 domain-containing protein, which yields MTAAGDGPWLDDAAGRLVRPYTVSNGRTRPSTALDLMSQVMATGATPLGYLGPEHAQALDLCRRPVSVAEMAAQLKLPAAVTKVLLSDLVDCGALTTKPPEFYHNPTDRSLLEAVLDGLRRQL from the coding sequence GTGACGGCGGCCGGCGACGGGCCCTGGCTCGACGACGCGGCCGGACGGCTCGTGCGCCCCTACACCGTCAGCAACGGCCGGACCCGGCCGAGCACCGCCCTCGACCTCATGTCCCAGGTGATGGCCACCGGGGCGACACCTCTCGGCTATCTCGGCCCCGAGCACGCGCAGGCTCTCGACCTGTGCCGCAGGCCCGTCTCGGTCGCCGAGATGGCCGCGCAGCTGAAGTTGCCGGCGGCGGTCACCAAGGTGCTGCTGTCCGACCTCGTCGACTGCGGGGCACTCACCACCAAACCGCCCGAGTTCTACCACAACCCCACTGACCGGTCTCTTCTGGAGGCAGTGCTCGATGGACTACGACGACAGCTCTGA
- a CDS encoding roadblock/LC7 domain-containing protein, with translation MASDVPTGHVSDLDWLMSGLVQRVPHTTSAVLLSCDGLVKSVHGLDPDSADHMAALASGLYSLGRSAGIRFGDGGEVRQVVVELDSTLLFVTTAGSGTCLAVLAGREADAAVLGYEMAMLVKSVRPYLMTAPRQAAEPSVMRP, from the coding sequence ATGGCGAGCGATGTGCCGACCGGCCATGTATCCGATCTCGACTGGCTGATGAGCGGCCTCGTCCAGCGCGTGCCGCACACCACGAGCGCGGTACTCCTGTCCTGCGACGGACTCGTCAAGTCCGTGCACGGACTCGACCCGGACAGTGCCGACCACATGGCCGCCCTGGCCTCCGGTCTCTACTCCCTCGGACGCAGCGCGGGCATCCGGTTCGGGGACGGCGGTGAGGTGCGGCAGGTCGTCGTCGAACTCGACTCGACCCTGCTGTTCGTCACCACCGCGGGCTCCGGCACCTGTCTCGCCGTGCTGGCAGGCCGTGAGGCCGATGCCGCGGTCCTCGGCTACGAGATGGCGATGCTGGTCAAGAGCGTCCGTCCGTATCTGATGACCGCGCCCCGGCAGGCGGCCGAACCCTCGGTGATGAGGCCTTGA